Proteins found in one Lycium ferocissimum isolate CSIRO_LF1 chromosome 6, AGI_CSIRO_Lferr_CH_V1, whole genome shotgun sequence genomic segment:
- the LOC132059845 gene encoding probable LRR receptor-like serine/threonine-protein kinase RPK1, producing MELLGSQGMEKLMFSRTLILFLMAFVFSCFLLPTNFALSDESQSYAVPPQGPQSKNGKRGLSLSSIEIVVVVSASAIIFGFASLVAFCMHVKKRTAKPRIEAASESPARSDVTVFNDVGVVLTYEKIFQATRHFSWSNCIGNGGFGSTYKAEVSSGIILAVKRLLVERCQGLPQFHAEINSLKSISHPNLITLIGYFASEADMFLIYNYLPGGNLEKFIQDRTNRVFNFDVLHKIALDIALAIAYLHDQCVPRIVHRDVKPSNILLDNDLTAYLSDFGLSRIMGTETCTKTNVAGTFGYVAPEYALTSRVSDKADVYSYGIVLLELLSDKRALDPSFSVHENGFNIVSWASMLLRHDQIQDIFYTSLWEAGPEEKLVDMLHLALMCTTESLCARPRMSQVVGQLKEIAALVP from the coding sequence ATGGAGTTGTTGGGCTCTCAAGGAATGGAAAAACTCATGTTTTCAAGAACCCTGATTTTGTTCTTGATGGcatttgttttctcttgttttctcttgcCGACGAACTTTGCTTTATCCGACGAGTCACAAAGTTATGCAGTTCCTCCACAAGGGCCTCAGTCTAAAAATGGTAAGCGGGGACTTTCACTTTCTTCCATTGagattgttgttgtagtatctGCAAGTGCAATTATTTTTGGTTTTGCTAGCCTTGTTGCCTTCTGTATGCACGTAAAAAAGCGGACAGCAAAGCCTAGAATTGAGGCGGCCTCTGAATCACCTGCAAGAAGCGATGTTACAGTTTTCAACGACGTAGGAGTAGTTTTGACATATGAAAAAATCTTCCAGGCTACAAGACACTTTAGCTGGAGCAACTGCATTGGAAATGGTGGATTTGGTTCCACATACAAAGCTGAAGTTTCCTCCGGAATTATACTTGCAGTAAAGAGGCTCTTAGTTGAAAGATGTCAAGGACTTCCGCAGTTCCATGCTGAGATTAATAGCCTTAAAAGCATAAGTCATCCAAATCTCATTACTCTGATTGGATACTTTGCAAGTGAGGCCGACATGTTCCTGATTTATAATTATCTTCCAGGAGGTAACCTGGAGAAATTTATACAGGATAGAACCAATAGAGTCTTTAACTTTGACGTGCTACACAAGATTGCCCTAGACATTGCTCTAGCAATCGCCTATCTCCATGATCAATGTGTCCCGCGTATTGTCCACCGTGATGTCAAGCCAAGTAATATATTGCTGGACAATGACCTCACCGCTTATCTGTCAGATTTTGGGTTGTCGAGGATCATGGGAACGGAAACCTGCACAAAAACAAATGTAGCAGGAACGTTCGGGTACGTAGCACCGGAATATGCTCTGACAAGTCGTGTGTCTGACAAGGCCGATGTTTACAGCTATGGTATCGTGCTGCTCGAGTTGCTCTCGGACAAGCGAGCTTTAGATCCTTCATTTTCCGTGCATGAGAACGGATTTAACATTGTTTCATGGGCAAGCATGTTGTTGCGCCATGACCAGATACAGGACATTTTCTATACCAGTTTATGGGAGGCAGGTCCCGAGGAGAAGCTGGTGGACATGTTGCATTTGGCTCTAATGTGTACTACGGAATCCCTTTGTGCTAGGCCAAGGATGAGTCAAGTTGTTGGGCAATTGAAGGAAATTGCAGCTCTTGTGCCTTAA
- the LOC132059844 gene encoding probable trehalase isoform X3, whose translation MLCGMNPEQNCQLLTVKQVPNSHIYVKKRELYRELASAAESGWGFSSRWMRNGSDLTTTSTTSIVPVDLNALLLKMELDIAFLANLIGESSTITCFTEASQDSKYTKGHELYLLERRDGAMA comes from the exons ATGCTATGTGGAATGAACCCCGAGCAGAATTGTCAACTATT GACAGTGAAACAGGTTCCAAACTCCCATATATATGTGAAAAAAAGAGAATTATACCGTGAGCTGGCTTCAGCTGCCGAAAGTGGCTGGGGTTTTAGTTCAAGATGGATGAG GAACGGATCTGATCTCACAACAACTAGTACAACATCGATTGTGCCAGTTGATTTGAATGCATTACTTCTGAAG ATGGAACTGGACATAGCCTTTCTAGCAAATCTTATTGGAGAAAGTAGCACAATTACATGTTTTACAGAAGCTTCTCAAGACTCAAAATACACAAAAGGCCATGAACTGTATCTTTTGGAACGTCGAGATGGGGCAATGGCTTGA
- the LOC132059844 gene encoding probable trehalase isoform X1 translates to MLGLLLGSFLGNKFLLNCFLLEAYAELQKTLLTCHSPPFLVQGIHKVTILDARGSNHNLSRYYAMWNEPRAELSTIVPNSHIYVKKRELYRELASAAESGWGFSSRWMRNGSDLTTTSTTSIVPVDLNALLLKMELDIAFLANLIGESSTITCFTEASQDSKYTKGHELYLLERRDGAMA, encoded by the exons ATGCTAGGTTTATTACTGGGATCCTTCTTGGGTAATAAG TTCCTTCTAAATTGTTTTTTATTGGAAGCCTACGCGGAACTGCAGAAGACTTTACTTACCTGTCATTCTCCACCTTTTTTGGTTCAAGGAATACATAAAGTGACTATTTTAGATGCTCGGGGATCAAACCACAACTTGAGTCGGTACTATGCTATGTGGAATGAACCCCGAGCAGAATTGTCAACTATT GTTCCAAACTCCCATATATATGTGAAAAAAAGAGAATTATACCGTGAGCTGGCTTCAGCTGCCGAAAGTGGCTGGGGTTTTAGTTCAAGATGGATGAG GAACGGATCTGATCTCACAACAACTAGTACAACATCGATTGTGCCAGTTGATTTGAATGCATTACTTCTGAAG ATGGAACTGGACATAGCCTTTCTAGCAAATCTTATTGGAGAAAGTAGCACAATTACATGTTTTACAGAAGCTTCTCAAGACTCAAAATACACAAAAGGCCATGAACTGTATCTTTTGGAACGTCGAGATGGGGCAATGGCTTGA
- the LOC132059844 gene encoding probable trehalase isoform X4 — MWNEPRAELSTIVPNSHIYVKKRELYRELASAAESGWGFSSRWMRNGSDLTTTSTTSIVPVDLNALLLKMELDIAFLANLIGESSTITCFTEASQDSKYTKGHELYLLERRDGAMA, encoded by the exons ATGTGGAATGAACCCCGAGCAGAATTGTCAACTATT GTTCCAAACTCCCATATATATGTGAAAAAAAGAGAATTATACCGTGAGCTGGCTTCAGCTGCCGAAAGTGGCTGGGGTTTTAGTTCAAGATGGATGAG GAACGGATCTGATCTCACAACAACTAGTACAACATCGATTGTGCCAGTTGATTTGAATGCATTACTTCTGAAG ATGGAACTGGACATAGCCTTTCTAGCAAATCTTATTGGAGAAAGTAGCACAATTACATGTTTTACAGAAGCTTCTCAAGACTCAAAATACACAAAAGGCCATGAACTGTATCTTTTGGAACGTCGAGATGGGGCAATGGCTTGA
- the LOC132059844 gene encoding probable trehalase isoform X2, translating to MLGLLLGSFLGNKFLLNCFLLEAYAELQKTLLTCHSPPFLVQGIHKVTILDARGSNHNLSRYYAMWNEPRAELSTIVPNSHIYVKKRELYRELASAAESGWGFSSRWMRNGSDLTTTSTTSIVPVDLNALLLKGWQVVYQKGTTGLEYSVPCVVRRHVE from the exons ATGCTAGGTTTATTACTGGGATCCTTCTTGGGTAATAAG TTCCTTCTAAATTGTTTTTTATTGGAAGCCTACGCGGAACTGCAGAAGACTTTACTTACCTGTCATTCTCCACCTTTTTTGGTTCAAGGAATACATAAAGTGACTATTTTAGATGCTCGGGGATCAAACCACAACTTGAGTCGGTACTATGCTATGTGGAATGAACCCCGAGCAGAATTGTCAACTATT GTTCCAAACTCCCATATATATGTGAAAAAAAGAGAATTATACCGTGAGCTGGCTTCAGCTGCCGAAAGTGGCTGGGGTTTTAGTTCAAGATGGATGAG GAACGGATCTGATCTCACAACAACTAGTACAACATCGATTGTGCCAGTTGATTTGAATGCATTACTTCTGAAG GGGTGGCAGGTGGTGTATCAAAAAGGTACCACGGGCTTGGAGTATAGTGTTCCTTGTGTCGTCCGTCGCCATGTTGAATGA